The region ACCATACTGCAAAGTGTACGGCACGACACTGCTCTTGAAAttgttaaaagaaaaagacaaagaaaCGGTGACGCAGAGGCATTCCGTTCTCATACTGGCATTGGCCAATCTTCGGAGTGAAGAAAGCTACGCCTTCCTCAATTCCGTTCGTTTGCTGGTGGCACTTTGCGATGTACTCGAGGCAGACGTGATCGATGCGCTGATGAAGGAGTATCTAAGTGAATCCAATGAACTCGACTACCGGCTCAAAGTAGGCGAGGCGACTGTTAAAACCGTTGAAACATTGGGTCCTTTTGCTATCCGACATCGTGACGTACTGCTGAATGGTTTTCTTACCGGTGCTCGCCATCGGCTGGACGAGATTCGCACCTCGAGCCTCGCTAACGTTGGCACCATTAGCCGCATCCTGTCGTACCAAGTACATAACTTTTTCTACGAGGTAGGTCGGGTCGCCCGGAAAGGCTGATCAGTTGATAAAAAGCGTATGATTCTCTCATTGCAGCTATTTCTGATAATAAGCTTAATTATGGAATCGGACAAGTATCTTCCGGCAAGACGGGCGGGCATATTGGTTTTGGCGCAACTGATCGAAGGAATGGATGGTTTAATGGACTTCCAGGAGTATTTGCTTCCCATCTATCGCTTCCTCAAACATGTGATCAACACCGACAACGATGATGTTACGAAACTGCAGGCTGCCGTCGCACTCGATCATCTGAAAGCTAAAACGAAAGACTTTCTCACCATCAACCCACAGGATCTGGAGCAGCGAATGTTTGGTAAAATCATTCCATAAACCTCCAACGAATGTAATGGCGGGGCGGTTTGGCGTAGTTGTTTCCGAACTCCCTTTTCTGTTACCAATGGGATTAAAATCTTTATTAAAGACAGTGGTGTGTTAACTTTACCTCTTGTGTGTCACTTGTTTCCTACAATCTACCGGATAAAACTAGTTAGCTAAGCCTCCTAAGACGTACGGCCATTTTCCTCGCTTCCACCTGCTCGCTTCCATGCCGGTGCCTACTAGATTGGGGAAGGTGCCTACTTCTATGCTCAGTCATTTTCGTACAATGAAAGCGTCCAGGCAGCCGGTGCCTACTGCATAGCCGTCCTTAAAACGCTCtcaaaggaaacgaaaaagcaTAGAGGGATTGTACCGctttgtagcagcagcatgtcccCTCGTGATATAAGGGACAGTCGAACGATCCTTTTCCTTATTTTCTACTGGACATCTCCCCTATCCTCATCCCTTAGATTGTCCTTTGTGTTTGAGAGAgtggatgtgtttgttttaaaataaaatagattACTTAAAGAATTAATTGCAGTCACAGGTGTCGCTATTCCGTTAGATTGATTTTGCTAGCCCTTCTTTTGTGTTATCGTTGTTTGGCAGAAAATGCTAATCCATCATATCATTCGCTTTTGCACCCTACATGGTGACAGCGGCGACAGCACGACGTTCGGATGCTGATCGTTccatctgctggtgctgatggagcATACGCTGTTTCTTGAACTCTCGCTGCAATAGATACACCAGCGCACCGATCAGTATTACCGCTAAGCAGGCTGAGATTAGCAAACCGGAAGCGTCGAATGCACTGGATGCTCCGCTACCTGCTGATCGTCGCTGTGATTTGGCCGTCTTCGAATCGAGATCATTCGTGACCTGCTCTTCCAGtagctcctcttcctcctcctgctcctgctcttgTCGTTGTTCATAGTCATCAACCTCATCGATCATCCCTACTCCACCGTCTGCGGTCTGCTCTTGGCTAGCTTTCGATTTCgtgatgctttcgctttcgactGTCGCCGGAACTTCGCGCACCTCCGCTGGAATGCCAGGATCTTCATCCTGAGCAGCATGGGCAGCTTCATCCGATTCACTTCCCTTCAGAACGAGCCCACTTTTGTCCACCATGTTGAACTGTCGCACACGTGCATTCCTTCCGTTGGTGGGCCACCACTCGGACGATGGGACTGGTGCAGCCCCTCCCTTACCCGGCAGTGCCAACCTTGCCCTCACCGTTAGCGTATCCGGTTGGAATgtgcacaccaccacaaaccgacGCGTACTGTGCGTTAAAATGCCCAGGTTCTCCTGTACCGTGATGTACGTTTCGACGGTTAAATCGCGGGTGCTCACCTTGCTACCACACTTTTCGTGATCGATACGCATGATGTACGTTTCCTGTGGACTGCGGGCATCCCCTTGGACACCACAGTTTCCATTCTCAGCAGCAATCCTTCCCCCAAAGAAAGGTCCCGTTTCGACCTCGATCTCGGACGCATCCGGAAGACACTGGGTTGCGTGGGCGGAAACTAAaattaaagaaagaaaaacacgtcAATCGGAATGCTTTTCTCccaccaaaaaacacaaaaacttACATCCTTTCGTAGGTATGACGATGGTTTGTCCCTGGTTGATATCATTGCTTCCAATTGCGTGCTCATGGTCACCACTATCACCACCCGATCGTCCGCTGGAACGCTCGTCCGGAAGGGCTTTCACGTGGAAAGAGTACTTGGTGGCCATGCGTAAGTTCTTAACCAACAGCGAGTACTGTTTGCTATTGCTGTAAATCGAAAGCGATCAATGTCGGACCATACCTTggagcactgctgctgctacttacCTTCGATCGGGCCCAGATTCATCCTTCACCGTCTTGGAGCGGCATCGATGTGGACCCCAGTTTTGCAGTTCACAGTAGTATACATTGAATGAGCGAGCACCGCGTCCGGCTTCGCTCGATTTCTTGGCTCCACGGCCTCGCAGATGCGGCACACGGCGCACGTTGTCCACACTCTCGACTTCCCAGGTCAGATTGACGGATTTATAGTCCGGCTCACCAGACAACGATCGGATCTCTGCAAAACGAGACAAACGAAGAACAAACCATTAAACTTTacgaaaatattcaaatttcctTCTCAACGATCACGATGCTTTATGGCTTTACAGCCTGTCTCACAACTCCCGTTTATTGCAAACATATGTGGGTTAGAGCTAGCTGGCCTCCCATTTGTTGCCAGTGGGCCCCCATTTGTACCTAGATCGCTCCACCTCCCGTGGCCAGTCAAGCCATCGCGCTGACGGAAGTAGGCTACCTCTACGAGCGTCgtgttttatgaatttttcgCTACATCTCCGCCAACCGAACCTGATTTTTTTATTGACTTTCTGGCTACTGGCATTCCTGCCGGTTCCTATTCTCTCTTACGATACACTCCGCGTCGCTTCCTATCTTCGCCCTACTTCACACTCGGATCACCGTCTGCAAGTCAAGCTTTCCATCAACTCTAACGCGTCACCGGCAAAGGTCAAACCGTTGGCAACGACCGATCGATCTTCTGTAAAACCAGAAACAAATATCTAGAAAGTAGCGAACCTTTGACCACCCCTTTTGATCCCTCTAGTTTGAAACCACAATTTGTTACATTCAGCATTTGAATTGTTCCACCAGAACTGGGCGGTTGGCATcattgcagcaacaaaaatgAGCTACGCCAATTGtcctcgccatcatcatcatcattatcattatcatctcACAGGCATATGCTTCCCATTGTGGCCACACCATGCCACGAATAGCATACTAACACACTTTGCCTTGACCAAAATGTGCCACAATTCGGTCGAAATGCGCATAATGACCTTGGGGTACCGTGAGCCCCGTTAGCTTTGACTCATTACCCAACTCAAATTGGGAATAGTTCCCTCGGGAGCAACGGGAGAACCGACCGGGTGCTGAGCGTGCGTGCGCCAGCATCCCATCTACTATGGGTATGAGATGCTCTGAAGAtttacgttgctgctgctgctatggaTCCGATTGTTAGCATCATGGATGAAATATCTGGtatcaaaaattgaaaattgatccccatttcgtttcgtcctACAATAAAACTCATCAACAGTTTCAATTACTAAGTACACGGTGCCCCACGTCTCGTGTGTGCGGCCATCAGACTCAACGGACCACCGATTGTGCCGGAAAATCATGACCCAAAACGTGCCACAAATTATCGTTCAAATTCCATACGTTAGCCGATCGGACGCCTGGAGCAATGGGCCATTGTGCCATATAACAGCCTAGCCCCATTGTGGTGTTCCCATGTTCCCAGCACCACCTCATACGATCGTAACACGCTCGACGCGGAAGGGCTGCGATTTGGGTGTTGATTGCCATTTTCCCCTCACCCAATGATCCCCGGGCTCGCAGGCGCAGTCTAAGCACATTCACATTAGCTGATCGGTTAACCGTAACTGAAACcatccgacgacgatgtgtgATCTTTAGTAGCGTACGTGATCGTTCACCCTGTGCGCGGTCGGTCGATAAGCCGACCCCGGCTAGATGGCAAAGCTTGATATTCCCATCCCTCCCTGCCCACCGGAAGGAGGTTAAAAGGACGGAACGGATGATTGGGAAGCAGTAACCACCCCCAACccgaggggggaagggaggggggcaaTCTAAATGACATACCGAGGCACAACTCGCAGCGTCCAAAACATTTTGTGGATGAGGGAGTCATGGGGCCTGATTACTTTCCCATTCATCATCACTCGCTTCTCAACCGGGTcacttccacttttttttcatgttaCCCGGACAACTCGGGAGCCTACCGCGATGCCCAGCAGGATATGGCCACCCTCtgctcccccctccccctccccttcatCTAGCGTGCTTTGTATTGTCTGCTTGATCCGCAATTTGATTCAAGATGAGACGAAGCGACTGATAAAGCGGGCGGCAGCAGATTGCATTGCGCGCCCGCACGGCAAGCGACCTACTTTCGGTGTGGGGCCGCCGTCCGCAAAGAACGCCTCCTCGCCGCCATTGTTGGCTTCGGGTAAAGGTGAAGAGTTTGCCGGCGCTTGCTAGATCGAGATCGAATTTGATGATTagcgatagttttttttttctttaggaAAAACCTATCGAACCGTATCCTATTTTTATAGTAGATGCACCATTTCTTATGCCATTTTGTGTGAACCGCATAATTCACAGCAAGAAACAGACTAAAGGCCAAACTGACCATAAATATCCGCAGCATCGTGCGACGGTTTGTCGGTTCAGCTGAACGATCCATCCAGCAGTTTGCAATAATTCTGTGCTTGACCTGGCACGTTCGTCCAGTGGGGGTAGTAGCCTACGGTCGGTTTGAAACGCAGTATACTTTGACATTTGCTTTAACGCTTCGTCAGCTAAGCGTGGAACCATCGAGCACACACCACCGCTAGAAGTTAACCCATTTAACAGGAACTGGCTCCTGCTGTACCAAcggacgacggcaacgaccaTGGCAAACAGCTGGCCAAATATTCAGGGCACGTAAAACCCGATCCAGCACGACCCGGGCACATCGAAGAAGGAGGTGCAGGCCGGGGCCGGTAAGGCTGCAACGACTCAATTAGTAACATTAACCTATAtccaagcgacgacgacgacgcatacTTGCTCCAGGAGCAACCACCACAGCTTCTCTTCGAGCGTGAAGCAAAGAAATCTCGGCACACGCTCTCTCGCGAACCGAGGAGTCTATCATCTGCGTGCTTCAGAGTGGGTAGAGAGTCGTCCTCGGAGTTACGGGGCACCTGGAGTTTCGTTTTCACCCACGAGCGGACACTGAGAGACGGAATCGCGGAGCAGATCCCCGAGGTTAAAGGTTCCTTGGCCAAGAAACAGCGACTTCTGCAACGCAAGACGCAAGAGACCTTTCCTCGAGTAAGCTCGAGCGAAATTGAGGTCGAAACAGAGTGCATCTCATTATGCTACCATCGCGACCAGAAtggcctcctgctgctgctgctgctgctgctgctgtacgacgCTTCAACGCCatttgttctgttgttgttgtggtgtggtggccccAACGCAGCAGGCCTTGGGATCATCTTCTcgcttgttttgctttctagTCCAGTGTTCGCGCTACGCCaccgaccagcaccaccagcagcagcagcagcagcagcagaagcaatgTCGAAACTATTAATCAACGTCTAACAACATGGCACTTCCTTACCTCTCAACCCACCGGAGACCGGTGAACATGACCCAGGCACGATTTCACGCTTCGATCAGCGGACAAGGGagcgggggaaggggggaggagcTGGTGCCGGTTCATCACTAACCACTTCCATCAACGTGtacgtcaacgacgacgaatctTGAGCTCCAAAATGCTTGCTCTTCCTCCCGGAAGGATGCTTGCCACGGGAATGGGGCAAGATGGATGCTCGCGCGATTCGCCAGTTCGAGGTGTTCACGTCGGGACGATATGGTGCCACGCCGCGCTGGTGCTTCGAATGGTAACCCCAATggatgcataatttatgggtCCATTGTATCGGGTTCGCGCCCCGTAGCTCTCACGGTGCCATCCCGTGCCGAGAGGCTCCCGGTGGTGCCACAGTAGCACACCTCATTTTACAGAAATTGGTGCACCACGACCGGTACGGGAAGAGAGCCCCGTAATCGTGCACAACTCGCATCATTGTCTATCGTCATAGTGAACCGGGGGAGTACTGCAACGTCAGACACACTCGCGATCAtgtttggtgcaaaaaaatgAACCCCATCTAAgaagactgctgctgctgctggttgatgcaATCTTGTTACTCATCATTCATCTCTGTTCCAGACAACCagagctgctggttggtgcatACAACGTATGGCCATTGTTTTAGACTGCCCCCCCCCTCTTAAGAGGCCTGTATTGTTCAATCAGtgtgcatattttatgctgtgGGATGATTCCGCTCATTATCTTGTCTGATGGACGACTGACACCGCCTTATGCATGTCGTCCAGCGCTTGCAATAAATtagagacagaaaaaaacgattatGATCACGCCCGCTATGCAACATACGGGAGATTCGCCCCACGAGAGAGATCTAGCATCCATGTTCGaggagtattttttttaaaatatcgaTCGAAACCCCTCGCTACGTCTGTGCGTTAATGATGTGCGTTGAACTTGATATGCAAAACTGAACTCATGATAAGCTAGAGCGAGTCTACGATAAAGGTGACTTTCACCTACAGTTCGAATTGCGGCCACAATAAAAAGGGTTCCCCGAATTTGATCGAATAATGAGCGCATCTAGCGCGAACCTATCGTGTCCACGGGGCGGCTAATGAGGGGCAGCTGGTATCGCCGGTGATAATGGTGATAATTTCACTGCGCAGGGTGTGCCGGAACACATTAAAGCCATCACCAGTGATGCCATGACGCTTCTGCAATTAATTACTGACTGCGGTCTGGCTGGCCGCGACCATGGCAACGTGATGGCGGACGTTGTCAACCTGGCCATGCCCAAAGCACACTATACACAATTGATAAATAATGCAGCGAACGGTGGCGAATGCATGGCCGGAACGATCAGTGCGCAGTCACGAGATTTCCGCTCAAAGCATAGAAGACAAACCACGCGGTGCAACCctaggctctctctctctctctctctctctctctctctctctctctctctctctctctctctctctctctagcggCTCTAATGACTGTTATAATACTGCAGAGAGCATCAGAATTCATCACCATTTGGCCGCCAGCCACGACAACTACCACGATGCAACCTTggacacaacgacgacgatcgcgttTCCcgtcgttcgcgatcgcgaccaacGTCTAACCAGCGGTTTGCCAACAGCTACACTGTAGGTAAGTGCCGGTGCAGAGTGCAACGCGCGGCAGCAGGTGATCACTTCCGACCCAATTCATTTTCAGCTGACAGCCGGAGCGCTGCTGACCAGGCCCTTGCACTGACGGTTTAAACACTGTGACAATCTCCCTCAGGAATCGCAGGCCGCGCACTGACCCCAATCCGTTCGCGTGCGGCGACGGATTCacaccttccttccaccatcaccgcatGCATGCACGCACCCCGTTGCATGTTCTTGTTTGTCTGTTAAATAGCACACAAAATAATGGTCAGTTCTAACCATCCTATATCGGGGGCTGAAGATCAATGATCCTCACCATGCTGCTCCAATTTCGTTCCCTGGCTTGCGCCCTCGGGGGCTTTGCAACAACAGACGAGTGGGCCGTGGGTGTGACAACAAACGGGAGAGCGGAGAGCCCGTGCGCCTCGGGCACTGGCCATAATTAATTGATATATTATTTCTACCAAAGCACGTCCACGAGCGAGATTGGTTTGTCATGTAGGTTGGTAGGTAGGAGTCCAGTGGACCTCGCCCCCAGGCCACTGGTGTGGCCACAGCCCCTTTCTCGTGATTTCGGATGAAATAGGATCAAGCGATAGTGGCCCAGTGGCCCGTTAGAAAGTGGCCAGGTTGCTGCCGGCCGGGGAAAGACATGTGTCATGATGCATTTGTTGTGCATCGTTCCAGTTCCTTCAAGTGTATTAATCAACGTCCAAACAAATCCCAAATCTGTGCCAACGAGAACGCACACCCCGACCGGTGTTCGATcgttccccggggggggggggggggggggggggtggggggggggggtgggggggggggggcttagTGTCGGATTAGCTGAACCCTATCGGTCACCGACATCCGCCGTCGGTTAGGGGCCATCTCCTGCTGCCATCTATTTACCCAACGGATTCGTGTCACATGcaatggccacggccacaccgAACGGACAGCTTTTGCGCTGCGCTCTTCGGTACGAATCCATAACGCCACCAAGTGCAGCCCCTCCCAGATCGTGGTATCCCGTTTTGCGTGCTAAAGGTGTTTGTATGGGCGACCAGTTTCTGGATGGCGAACCGGAGTTGGCCAACCGGTTCCCCCCATTCACTGCAGCACcacatccgatccgatccgaagcACCGGGGCCAGGCGTCCATCTTCttgttgaattttaattaaaaaccatcCAGAGGATCGGTCGGATCGGTTGCTGCATAATGGATGGTAATGGATGTGCAATCGTCGGTCGTTCACAACCAGAGATCGGGAACATGCATACTCCGAGGGTTCGTGTGATCTGCTGCTAAATTCACGGCgatcacacaccacactcacATGGCCCACGATCATGATGACACACTCCAACGGTCCATGAACACGCGCCCCGGGGAGAGGGATATCTCGCTATCTGGCACCCGGTACCCCTGGGACGTGAAAAGGGGGTTTCCAGTCAATCTGCCTCTGCCTGACGAACACATTCCACAAGACTGGTTAATCGGATGTTCCGCTACACGGCGTTTGGGCCGACCATTGGGGTACGGAGCAACAGAAATTCTAGCAAACCCGGACAAAGGAACAAGCCAACATTGGTGTGCTCGATGGTGTGCCGTCCCTGGCCCCGGaaaatccccccaaaaatgaaacaccaaATTGTGGTTCGTTCAATTCGGCTCATTTTCACTGTTCACTGCGTGgccacggcggcggcgtcgtcgACAGAAAAGGTCACGTTTCATTCGTTCATTTACCTTGAAAGATCTGGCTTAccccatcaccgccaccatgtTCTCACACGCGTGTTACAAATGAGGCGCACCAAGGGGGTGAGCGAAAGCACAAGAAGACATAAGAGCCATGATGCCACGATGCAGCAAATAACGTTGAACTTGATCCATGTTCGCATCCTCGGTCGAGCGGCTCCGACGGCTCGGGGGGGGCTGCCATGAAGATTCAGTTCCGGTCGTTGGCTAGAAGCCGATAGAAGCTTGTTCTATGTTTCTCGACGGATTTTccttgttctttttcttttttttttatttgctttcggtGCTGCGGATTCCGAACTCGATCAGCTCGGTTGATCATGATGCGCCGATGATGAAAGCTTCAAACACATAAActcgcttccccccccccccccccctagccTGGAGGCCACCGTTTGATGATTGAGACGCGCAGTACAAACGGAGGACGActtgaaggtgcgtctgcggtGCGCAGATCATGTACACGCTCTGTGTATGTAGTAACATTATGCTCGTCGAGTTTATTGCTTCAGTGTGCCGCCTCGCTCCGGCACTGGCCTCGGTAGACAGCGCAGTTGTTTATGGCCACcactgaatgatgatggttcgacATGCTTCAAGGTTCTTGCACTGCACCACATGCGAAAGCGACCATAAGTTATGATCAAACTATATACATTCATGGAAAGCATACATATCTCGTGTGAATTCTCTAAATATTTTCTATATTTTTCTAACAATTCACGAGAATCCATCTCGTGAGAAATTTAAATTGCGGTCCTACGCTATGGTTACTATGATTGAGTAGCATCGAAATCTGGCAATAAAACCCAACACCCATCCCAAGTGTCAATGAATCATCCAAAGTCCGGTCATCGACTGAATGGCCATCGGGGGGCCAAGACCGTtatttgtctgtttgtttcgccaacatttgcatttttcaacaaGCCACCCATACGCTGTGACCAATATTCAGGTTAGCGAAACACTCCGACCAAAGGAGaccatgcgtgcgtgcgaccgACTGCGAAACTGTCACATCCGAGCAAAACCAATGGATCCCGTTTAAGATCCGTTCTCTTGGCACACCGCGAAGGCGTACAAATTCCCATTTCCACGCCACTTCCACAGATGGGAAGCTGtgatgccaaaaaaaaacaagccagAACCAGGGTCCCGGTAAACGCGGCGAAATGAGGTCCCATTAGGGAAGATTTTGGGGATTAAATGCGGCCAAACGAACCGGTATCTGCTTCGATTTTCGTCGAttttaattataaaaaaagaacgacTAGAAGATGACTGGAAcatcaagagcagcagcagaagcagcagttgaACGGAAGGCCAAATCATCTCAtcccgtctgtccgtccgtccatccatccgtccgtcaaGTCCGGAGAACTGGTGCTCCGGATGCCACAAGGGCGGCACACGAAGCAGGAAGTCTTCAAAAGACCGATCATTGCAGATCACGTTTTACGCCACAGCGGCCagcaagatgaagatgatgctgatgatgctgctgctactgctgctgctgaacggtcAGCAACAACATGGCGAATGAGCGTACCAAAACAGCAAAATTACGTCCAGCAGCCAAGAAGCCGGGCTGAAGCACAACCAAGAATGTCGATAAACGACAACTACCACCAGATCGTTTACCGTTCACGTTCATCGTTCGGCACGAGATTGCGCGGCTAAGGTTAATCAGAAAACGGATTTTAATCAACGGTCCCCCCCGTCGCACCAGTCTCCACGGAACGGACTAAAACCAACCTCGAAACAACAATCACCCACGGGAGGGAGCCACCGTTTAGTCACACGCTGGTCGCCAATTTGTCGccagtggccgtggccgtggagtGGCGCAGTTTATCcgtaaaaatcgaaaaaacaaaaaccatgaTGCAGCACTATCTTGTTCTCCTTTCTTTGGTAACGCACCTTTTGCTGCTCTGTTTGGTTGATGGCTGCTGAGGGAGCGGCTCCGAGATGCCAGCATCAATAGTTGGTGAAGTACGGTCCCCGTTTCATGCGTTTTGCTATGGCTCAGCATCCAGTGCCaacaggaccaccaccaccgattcaCCGTTACGGTCATGCTGGTCCAAGGAGCAGCTTCTTGACCATGGCGAGCGGTCCCCCACACCCCATCCAAGATCactaattcaattttctattttaGGTCAACTTTGTTGAAACCTGAGATCACTCTTGGGACATGTGAGTTGTCAGTACCGGGCGCTCCTTGGTCCCGGGCCGGGGGGGATATACAACacaggaattaaaaaaaaaaactcagatTGTGAACGACACCTCC is a window of Anopheles aquasalis chromosome 2, idAnoAquaMG_Q_19, whole genome shotgun sequence DNA encoding:
- the LOC126577845 gene encoding uncharacterized protein LOC126577845 encodes the protein MNVNEIRSLSGEPDYKSVNLTWEVESVDNVRRVPHLRGRGAKKSSEAGRGARSFNVYYCELQNWGPHRCRSKTVKDESGPDRSNSKQYSLLVKNLRMATKYSFHVKALPDERSSGRSGGDSGDHEHAIGSNDINQGQTIVIPTKGFSAHATQCLPDASEIEVETGPFFGGRIAAENGNCGVQGDARSPQETYIMRIDHEKCGSKVSTRDLTVETYITVQENLGILTHSTRRFVVVCTFQPDTLTVRARLALPGKGGAAPVPSSEWWPTNGRNARVRQFNMVDKSGLVLKGSESDEAAHAAQDEDPGIPAEVREVPATVESESITKSKASQEQTADGGVGMIDEVDDYEQRQEQEQEEEEELLEEQVTNDLDSKTAKSQRRSAGSGASSAFDASGLLISACLAVILIGALVYLLQREFKKQRMLHQHQQMERSASERRAVAAVTM